In the Flagellimonas eckloniae genome, TCGGGATAAATACCTTCAAAGGCAATGGTGGTAAAGAACTCAAAATAAGACCCTGAAAATTGTGCATTTGCAAGGCGTTCAAAATACACTTGGGGAGGCACAATGAGCAACATCCCTACACCAAGTGGAATACCCAATCTTAAATAGCGTTCCAGGTTAAATTTCCAAAGACTTCTTTTTCCCAAGGCATAATACGTGCCCATTCCTGAAATAACAAATAGGATGGGCAAGCGCCATTGGTTTAGAAATATCATAGGCCAACGTAGCCAATCATAGGTTACATTGTTTTTAACATGCCATCCCCAGGGTACAAAAAACATACCTACATGGTAAAAAATAAGCAATCCAAAAACGATTACTCGTAACCAATCCAAGTCGTAGCGGCGAATCTTTGTCTCCATAGTTAAAATTGTTTGGTCAAAGATGGGAAGCAAAGAAGAAGAATTGGAATTTAAGAGGAGCCGAAGTGTATTGAATTACAATTCTGGAGAAACTTTGTTTTTTGAATACTGTGATGGAGAGGTGCCCACATACTTTTTAAATGCATTGTAAAATGCTGATTTTGAGCTAAAACCGACTAAATTTCCAATAGCTTCAACCGTTAAATGGGCATACTCTGCCTTAATCAGTTTTTCTTGGGCTAACTGTACTCTTTTTTGATTGATATAGTCGTTGAAGTTGCTTCCGGTTTCGGTATTGATCAGTTTGGAAACCAAATTGGGGTTTGTTTCAAGCTTTTTAGCAAGGTCGTTTAGAGTTGCTTCCGAAGATTTAAAGTAATTGTTATCGTGGATAAAGCTTTCAATTTCAATAAAATTTAACCCGTTGGAGGTAAGTGTTTCATATTTGTCCGCAATCCAGGAATTTTCAAAAAATCGAGATTCTGAAATGATAAAAAAAGTTGTGATGAAGGTGATTACGGTTTGCAGAATGGCAATATAGTGATCCCCACTATCATCATCATGATTTAAGAAAATAAGAAATAGGAAAATCAGCAAAAAAACAAAAAGCGCAACCGTGTTTCTGGAAAAAGCATATTTGTCAAGCTTTATTTTTTTTGGAGCCAATCCCTTTTTGCGTCTCGACTTAAAAACTAATCTAGCCGAAAGAACAAGGTAGAGGACAAAACTGAAAAGAATCATCCATCTAAATTCATCTTTTATAATATGATAGGTAAAATTAAAGGAGTCTGGAACAGGTATGTAACCCAGATTATCATAGTAAGCTCCTAGGTATGCGTTGAGTTTTACGGCTAAAGGCCCCTTGTAATAATTGATTTGCGATAGTCCATAAACGAAAGGGAGCAAAAAATGTGGCCAGTGTTTTTTTAAGGTAATTGGCTTTCTCTCTAACAAGGCATAAGTGAAAAAATAAATTGTTGGAGCTATCAGTAGTACAAACACTTCCGTAGAATCGTTAAAATGAAGCATGTATTTAATAAGCCCTGTATAGCACAGGTATGTATCTAAAAAAACCAGTGACTGAAAAAATAAAGACCAACCCAAAAAGGTTATTGCCGAGTTCTTTCTTGCCCTAGCAAAAATGACAAAACTTAAAAAAAATCCTTGAACTACCCCAAGGAGCATTAAATGTGAGGCAATGTCATGCCTTATTGGAATTTGATTTAATATGGATTGAAGTTGTTCCAATTCTGAGTTATATTGTAAATTGAGCTAGGTATAGCTCAATTTAGGGTTCTTTTCAATGCTTTCAAAAGATACGTTTAACCAATAAATTGAAAAATTATGAAAAAAAGACAATTTTTAAAACGCTTGGGGCAAGCGGCGGTGGTCACGCCTTTTCTTTCAATACCGGTAAGCGCACAAAATGAAGATACAAACCTACCTTACCCTAAAAACAATGATGATGAATTTTGGAAAAGAATCCGAAAGGACTACTCCCTTAAACCAGACTATATAAATCTTGAAAATGGGTACTACAATTTTGTGCCCATCCCAATCATGAACAACCATCTTAAGCATATTAAGAATGTAAATTATGAAGCTTCTTTTTATATGCGAACGGTACAGTGGGACAACAAGAAAAAAGTAGCTGCCAGACTGGCAAATTTGGTCGGCTGTCAGTCTGAAGAATTGATAATCACTCGTAATACTACGGAATCTTTGGATATGATTATTGGAGGATATCCTTGGAAAAAAGGTGATGAAGCCATATTCGCCATTCAGGATTACGGTTCAATGCGAGACCATTTTCGTCAGATTAGTGAACGTTATGGTGTTGTTTGTAAAGAAGTTTCTGTACCGAACCATCCAAATTCGGATGATGAATTGGTTACATTATATGAATCCCAAATCACCTCAAACACCAGATTGATAATGGTCAGCCATATGATCAATATTACTGGACATATTCTTCCCATCCGTAAAATTTGTGATATGGCACATAGCTATGGAGTTGAGGTTTTGGTAGATGGTGCACATTGTATAGGCCATTTTGAGGTCAACATTAGTGAATTGAATTGTGACTATTACGGTTCAAGTCTGCATAAATGGTTAAGTGCTCCTTTGGGCACGGGCATGTTATATGTTGCCAAGAAAAATATTGGAAAAATATGGCCGCTATTGGCGGATCATGTAACTGATTCTGATAAAATTCAGCGATTGAACCATATCGGAACCCACCCTGTGCATTCAGATTTGGCCATAAATGATGCCATTGATTATCTTGAAATGATTGGATTGAAACGAAAGGAAAATAGACTGCGATTCATTCAAAGGTACTGGAGCGATCAATTGCGAAATGTTGAAAATGTAATTATCAATACCCCGGAGGCAGAAGAACGAAGTTGTGGAATAGCCAATGTTGGTCTCACCAATATGGGAGCCAAGGATTTGGCCAAGACCTTACTGGAAGAGTTTCAGATATGGACCGTTGGAATTGAATATGCCAACGTGAATGGTTGTAGGATAACCCCCAACGTATATACTACTACAGAAGAGCTTGATAAATTTGTAACGGTAATAAAAACATTAGCAAAGAGAGCATAAAGGCTATTCCGTTTTATAATGTGCTAATTTTTCAGGGCCTTCCAGCAAAATCCGAACAATTTGTAGCGTACCATCAGGTTTTGTTGCAATTTGCCACTTGATTAATGAAATTTTCCCATTTTCAATCTCAATTCCGGTAATACTTCTTGGGTGAACACAACTACCATCATTAAACAAAGGAATTTGACCTGGTTCGGGAAAGCGAGGTCTATGCGTATGCCCTACAATTGTAATTTTAAGGGTATTCTTTAAAATCCAACGCTTGATCCGCCGTTCAATTCGTATGAGTTCTTTGTAGTTTTTAGCTGGACTGGTTGGATCTGCAATTCCAACCACCTGTAAAGGTTTCCAAAGAATGCGAACCAAAAACCGACCAATACGCCAACAAACATAATTCCACCAATCGGCCTGGTGTCCATGGGTGCAGAACAGTTCTTGTCCATTTTCCTTATGTTTTAGAATAAGTGCTTCATGGTACGTTATGCCTTCAAAAAGAGCCTTGTCCGAATCATCAATAGGTTCAAAATAACTTGAGAGATGTTTGCTCACATAAGTCTCGTCCCTATATACCATATCATGATTTCCCCAAACCATATGTAACCGGTTTTCCAAATGGAATTGACGTAACAATTGAAAAAATATTTTTGTGAGCTTCAAAAATGGATTCAAAGCTGAGGTTTTTCCCATAGTTCGTCGCCATCGCCCCAGTTCACAATACTCAAATCCTTCACGATAATAATGGTTTAGAGCATGAAAATAAATGTTTCGGTTATTTGCGAAATCATCAGCAAAGCTATTATCTCCCCTATGGCAATCGCTAAAAAAGATAAACTTTGAGTCATCATCAAAAAGAGATGATTTTGGCATTTTGGTAAGCGCGGTCAAGTCTTGTGGTCGATGACATTCAGCAAATTTTACTAAATATCTAAAAATTGCAGTTAAAACCATAAAGATTCCCTTAACATTGGCGCATATTTTCTTTTTGTAACTTTATAGGCTAAACCTCGTCTAATACTGGTATGGAGCAAAACTACAATGCTGAAAGTCCCATGTTGCAGTTGATAAGTTTCAATAAATTATTGGAACACTATGATAATCAGCTAGAAAGCAAGGATGTGTACTTGGTAAATAGGGCCAAGCACGTATTGGATGCACAGGCACCTTTTCCTGAACTACGGGAAGGTTTTGATGATGTTGGGCTGTTAAAGAAGCATGAGGATGTGATTAGCACCATTCTGGCGGACACATTTGCCCCGGTGCTTACCTTGAATGAGATTAAGACAGCTTCCACGCCATTTGATAATTTGGTTTTTAACTCCTCCGAAAGGTTTCAAAATATTTTGCAGAATGCAGGTGAAGGAT is a window encoding:
- a CDS encoding helix-turn-helix domain-containing protein, with product MEQLQSILNQIPIRHDIASHLMLLGVVQGFFLSFVIFARARKNSAITFLGWSLFFQSLVFLDTYLCYTGLIKYMLHFNDSTEVFVLLIAPTIYFFTYALLERKPITLKKHWPHFLLPFVYGLSQINYYKGPLAVKLNAYLGAYYDNLGYIPVPDSFNFTYHIIKDEFRWMILFSFVLYLVLSARLVFKSRRKKGLAPKKIKLDKYAFSRNTVALFVFLLIFLFLIFLNHDDDSGDHYIAILQTVITFITTFFIISESRFFENSWIADKYETLTSNGLNFIEIESFIHDNNYFKSSEATLNDLAKKLETNPNLVSKLINTETGSNFNDYINQKRVQLAQEKLIKAEYAHLTVEAIGNLVGFSSKSAFYNAFKKYVGTSPSQYSKNKVSPEL
- a CDS encoding aminotransferase class V-fold PLP-dependent enzyme; translated protein: MKKRQFLKRLGQAAVVTPFLSIPVSAQNEDTNLPYPKNNDDEFWKRIRKDYSLKPDYINLENGYYNFVPIPIMNNHLKHIKNVNYEASFYMRTVQWDNKKKVAARLANLVGCQSEELIITRNTTESLDMIIGGYPWKKGDEAIFAIQDYGSMRDHFRQISERYGVVCKEVSVPNHPNSDDELVTLYESQITSNTRLIMVSHMINITGHILPIRKICDMAHSYGVEVLVDGAHCIGHFEVNISELNCDYYGSSLHKWLSAPLGTGMLYVAKKNIGKIWPLLADHVTDSDKIQRLNHIGTHPVHSDLAINDAIDYLEMIGLKRKENRLRFIQRYWSDQLRNVENVIINTPEAEERSCGIANVGLTNMGAKDLAKTLLEEFQIWTVGIEYANVNGCRITPNVYTTTEELDKFVTVIKTLAKRA